A genomic segment from Bacillus cereus G9842 encodes:
- a CDS encoding efflux RND transporter permease subunit: MDRLTKFSLKNRSAIIIMVFLISILGVYSGSKLPMEFLPSIDNPAITVTTLSQGLDAETMTKDVTDPLEKQFRNLEHIDTITSSTHEGLSRIDIAYTSKANMKDAAREVEKAVNTIKLPKDVTKPVVSQLNTSMIPLAQITIQKQNGFSKADEKQIEKEIVPQLENIDGVANVMFFGKSTSELSIVLDPNQLKNKNVTSQQVLTVLQGKETSTPAGAITVNQEEYNLRVIGDIKNVNDIKNITVAPQVKLQDIAQIEIKQHYDTISHINGEEGTGLIIMKEPSKNAVAIGKEIDKKVKEINKEYKDQFSIKLLASTHEQVENAVTSMGKEVILGAIAATLIILIFLRNFRTTLIAVVSIPLSILLTLFLLHQSNITLNILTLGGLAVAVGRLVDDSIVVIENIFRRLQKDSFSKNIILDATKEVAVAITSSTLTTVAVFLPIGLVSGAIGKLMLPMVLAVVYSILSSLIVALTVVPLMAFLLLKKTKHRKPSSSSRYVATLKWSLSHKFIILLTAFLLFAGSIAAYILLPKANIKSEDDTMLSINMTFPADYNAEAQKQKAFDFEKKLLSNSDVTDVILRMGSSAEDAQWGQTTKNNLASIFVVFKKGSDIDQYIKELKKENKTFEPAELDYIKTSYSSSGGGNNLQFNVTATNEADLKEAATIVETKLKSMDDLSKVKTNLEDSKKEWQIHIDQTKAEQLGLTPEIAAQQVAFLMKKSPIGEITINNEKTTIMIEHKKENITKQEDILNTNILSPINGTIPLKDIATISEKQTQTEIFHKDGKETIQITAEASNEDLSKVNKAVNKAITDLDLPSGSKVNIAGATESMQENFTDLFKIMGIAIGIVYLIMVITFGQARAPFTILFSLPLAAVGGILGLIISRTPVDVNSLIGALMLIGIVVTNAIVLIERVQQNRENGLETREALLEAGSTRLRPIIMTAITTIVAMLPLLFGQSQAGSMVSKSLAIVVIGGLAVSTVLTLVVVPVMYELLDKIGRKRRSRRKINTSTETPDF, translated from the coding sequence ATGGATAGGTTAACAAAGTTTTCATTAAAAAACCGCTCCGCCATTATCATCATGGTTTTTCTCATTTCCATACTCGGTGTTTATTCCGGCTCTAAATTACCTATGGAATTTTTGCCAAGTATCGATAATCCAGCAATCACCGTCACAACCTTATCTCAGGGACTTGACGCTGAAACGATGACAAAAGACGTAACTGACCCTCTCGAAAAACAATTTCGTAATTTGGAACATATCGATACCATCACTTCTTCTACGCACGAGGGATTATCACGTATCGACATTGCATATACATCAAAAGCAAACATGAAAGATGCAGCACGCGAAGTCGAAAAAGCCGTCAATACAATTAAATTACCTAAAGATGTAACCAAGCCCGTAGTTAGTCAATTAAACACTTCTATGATTCCACTCGCCCAAATTACTATCCAGAAACAAAACGGTTTTTCAAAAGCAGATGAAAAACAAATTGAAAAAGAAATCGTACCACAACTCGAAAACATTGATGGTGTTGCCAACGTTATGTTTTTCGGAAAATCAACCTCTGAATTATCTATCGTACTTGATCCGAACCAATTAAAAAACAAAAACGTAACATCACAGCAGGTACTAACTGTTTTACAAGGAAAAGAAACTTCTACTCCAGCCGGGGCAATTACTGTTAATCAGGAAGAATACAACCTCCGCGTCATCGGGGACATAAAAAATGTAAATGACATTAAAAACATCACTGTGGCACCCCAAGTGAAATTACAAGACATTGCTCAAATCGAAATCAAACAACACTACGATACAATCTCACATATAAACGGCGAAGAAGGCACAGGGTTAATCATCATGAAAGAACCGAGTAAAAATGCAGTTGCCATCGGAAAAGAGATTGATAAAAAAGTTAAAGAGATAAATAAGGAATATAAAGATCAATTTTCTATTAAACTTTTGGCTTCAACCCATGAACAAGTTGAAAATGCTGTTACTAGCATGGGAAAAGAAGTAATACTTGGAGCAATCGCTGCAACTCTAATTATCTTAATCTTTTTACGTAACTTCCGAACAACACTCATCGCTGTTGTCAGTATTCCATTATCTATTTTATTAACACTCTTTTTACTACATCAATCTAACATCACACTTAACATTTTAACCCTTGGTGGTTTAGCTGTTGCGGTTGGACGTCTCGTCGATGATAGTATCGTTGTCATCGAGAATATTTTCCGCCGTTTACAAAAAGATTCTTTCTCTAAAAATATTATTCTTGATGCAACGAAAGAGGTCGCCGTCGCAATTACTTCTTCTACTTTAACAACGGTCGCTGTTTTTTTACCTATCGGCCTCGTATCAGGAGCAATCGGAAAATTAATGTTACCTATGGTATTAGCAGTTGTATATTCTATTCTATCATCCTTAATCGTTGCACTAACAGTTGTTCCACTTATGGCTTTTTTACTACTCAAAAAAACAAAGCATCGAAAGCCAAGTTCTTCATCACGATATGTTGCTACCTTAAAGTGGTCTCTTTCTCATAAATTCATTATTCTACTTACTGCATTTTTATTATTTGCAGGATCAATTGCAGCCTATATATTACTACCGAAAGCAAACATAAAATCTGAGGACGACACAATGTTATCTATTAACATGACATTTCCAGCCGATTATAATGCTGAAGCTCAAAAACAAAAAGCATTCGATTTCGAAAAGAAATTACTTTCTAATTCAGATGTAACAGACGTTATTTTACGAATGGGATCTAGCGCAGAAGATGCACAATGGGGGCAAACAACTAAAAATAACCTTGCTAGTATATTTGTAGTCTTTAAAAAAGGTTCTGATATTGATCAATATATTAAAGAGTTAAAAAAGGAAAATAAAACTTTTGAACCTGCTGAACTTGATTATATAAAAACAAGTTATTCAAGCTCTGGTGGCGGCAACAACTTACAATTTAACGTAACAGCTACTAACGAAGCAGATTTAAAAGAGGCGGCTACTATCGTTGAAACAAAACTAAAAAGCATGGATGATCTTTCTAAAGTAAAAACGAATTTAGAAGACTCTAAGAAAGAATGGCAAATTCATATTGATCAAACAAAGGCTGAACAACTAGGTTTAACACCAGAAATAGCTGCGCAACAAGTAGCATTCCTTATGAAGAAGTCACCTATTGGCGAAATTACAATTAATAATGAAAAAACTACTATTATGATAGAACATAAAAAGGAAAACATTACTAAACAAGAAGATATTTTAAATACAAACATACTATCACCTATTAATGGAACAATTCCTTTAAAAGACATCGCAACTATTTCAGAAAAACAAACGCAAACAGAAATTTTCCATAAAGACGGAAAAGAAACAATTCAAATTACCGCCGAAGCTTCAAATGAAGATTTGAGTAAAGTAAACAAAGCAGTAAATAAAGCGATAACTGACTTAGATTTACCTAGCGGTTCAAAAGTAAATATCGCAGGAGCTACTGAATCTATGCAAGAGAATTTTACAGATTTATTCAAAATTATGGGGATCGCAATCGGGATTGTATATTTAATTATGGTTATCACCTTCGGGCAAGCACGTGCTCCTTTTACAATCCTATTCTCCTTGCCGTTAGCTGCTGTCGGTGGTATTTTAGGATTAATCATTTCACGAACACCTGTTGATGTAAATTCCTTGATCGGTGCATTAATGTTAATTGGGATTGTCGTTACAAACGCTATTGTATTAATAGAAAGAGTCCAACAAAACCGAGAAAACGGACTGGAAACGAGAGAAGCTTTACTAGAAGCTGGATCCACAAGACTTCGCCCAATTATTATGACGGCTATAACAACAATCGTCGCTATGCTACCACTCTTATTCGGTCAATCGCAAGCAGGAAGTATGGTATCAAAAAGTTTAGCCATAGTTGTCATCGGTGGTTTAGCAGTCTCAACTGTTCTTACATTAGTAGTCGTTCCAGTTATGTATGAACTATTAGATAAAATCGGGAGAAAAAGACGCTCTCGTAGGAAAATAAACACTTCTACAGAAACACCTGATTTTTAA
- the ltrA gene encoding group II intron reverse transcriptase/maturase, with the protein MRSPKIVLENLASHSKKAGYKYKKLYRNLYNPLFFLEAYQNIYASEGNMTAGTDGKTIDGMSERRISELIDKLRDYSYQPKPVRRVYIPKKNGKKRPLGIPSVEDKLVQEVIKNLLESIYEPTFSKLSHGFRPEKSCHTALFQVKSTFTGSRWFIEGDIEGFFDNINHHILIHTLRKRIDDEQFIALIWKFLRAGYLEDWKFHKTFSGTPQGGILSPLLANIYLNELDNFMNQYKSTFDVGKIRRTNPTYSKIQHQINKAKKKLREAKEKDEVREKELTNKIRELLAEREHTPQGYPMDENYKRIQYVRYADDFLIGVIGSKEDANRAKKDIANFLKSKLKLTLSEEKTLITNTRNKARFLGYDVKVGRDFHSKRRSDGIKTRAFSLKCELYMPTDLVYSRLFKKGVIKINQKTGQWKPIHRPELIKLVPLEILRNYNAQIRGTYQYYQLAVNVCHLNSYKYLLEYSMYKTLANKYRTTLGKAKQKFMVNGIFQVSYKIKSGKKTEVLYDKGFRRNKAPITKKDIEKLPSEVSYQSRTSLIQRLMANQCEWCKAEEGSMEVHHVRKLKNLKGKKKWERQMIARNRKTMILCRKCHRDLHNGKLD; encoded by the coding sequence TTGCGAAGCCCAAAAATCGTATTAGAAAATCTAGCATCTCACAGTAAGAAAGCAGGGTACAAATACAAGAAATTATATCGAAATCTGTACAATCCATTATTTTTCCTTGAAGCCTACCAAAACATATACGCTAGCGAAGGAAATATGACTGCTGGAACAGATGGAAAAACCATTGACGGAATGTCTGAAAGAAGAATCTCGGAATTAATTGATAAATTAAGAGATTATTCGTATCAGCCAAAACCAGTAAGAAGAGTTTATATTCCAAAGAAAAATGGAAAAAAGCGTCCGTTAGGCATACCTTCCGTAGAAGATAAGTTAGTCCAAGAAGTCATAAAAAACCTACTAGAATCTATCTATGAACCGACTTTTAGTAAGTTATCTCATGGTTTCCGCCCTGAAAAGAGCTGCCATACAGCTTTATTTCAGGTGAAAAGCACGTTTACTGGGAGTAGATGGTTTATTGAGGGCGATATTGAAGGTTTTTTTGACAATATTAATCATCATATCCTTATCCATACTCTAAGGAAGAGGATAGATGATGAACAATTTATTGCGCTTATATGGAAGTTTCTTAGAGCCGGTTACTTAGAAGACTGGAAGTTCCATAAGACGTTTAGTGGTACACCGCAAGGTGGTATACTTAGCCCTTTATTAGCGAATATTTATTTAAATGAATTAGATAATTTTATGAATCAGTATAAGTCAACTTTTGATGTAGGAAAGATTAGAAGGACAAATCCAACCTACTCTAAAATCCAACATCAGATAAATAAGGCTAAGAAGAAACTAAGGGAAGCTAAAGAAAAAGATGAAGTACGAGAAAAAGAGCTGACTAATAAAATACGTGAGTTATTAGCTGAAAGAGAACACACGCCCCAAGGATATCCAATGGATGAGAATTATAAACGAATTCAATATGTGAGATACGCCGATGATTTTTTAATTGGAGTTATTGGGAGTAAGGAAGATGCGAATAGAGCAAAGAAAGACATCGCTAATTTCTTGAAATCTAAACTTAAGCTAACGTTATCCGAGGAGAAAACACTTATAACAAACACAAGAAATAAAGCTAGATTTTTAGGCTACGACGTTAAAGTTGGACGAGATTTCCATTCCAAACGACGAAGTGATGGAATAAAAACAAGAGCATTCTCACTAAAGTGTGAACTATATATGCCTACTGATCTTGTTTATAGTCGCCTATTTAAAAAAGGGGTAATAAAAATCAACCAAAAGACAGGTCAATGGAAACCAATTCACCGTCCAGAGTTAATTAAATTAGTGCCTCTTGAGATTTTAAGGAACTATAACGCTCAAATACGTGGAACCTATCAATATTATCAACTGGCAGTGAATGTGTGCCATTTAAACAGTTATAAGTATCTCCTGGAGTACTCTATGTATAAAACCTTAGCAAATAAGTACCGTACTACCTTAGGAAAAGCTAAACAAAAATTTATGGTGAATGGAATATTCCAAGTCAGTTATAAGATAAAGTCCGGCAAGAAAACGGAAGTGCTTTATGATAAGGGATTTCGTAGGAATAAAGCTCCTATAACTAAAAAGGATATAGAAAAACTTCCTTCGGAAGTATCCTACCAATCCCGAACATCGCTTATTCAAAGGTTGATGGCTAATCAATGTGAATGGTGTAAGGCTGAAGAAGGCTCAATGGAAGTTCATCATGTTCGAAAGTTAAAGAACCTTAAAGGGAAAAAGAAATGGGAAAGACAGATGATAGCAAGGAACCGTAAAACAATGATACTTTGTCGAAAGTGTCATCGTGACCTGCATAACGGGAAGCTAGACTGA
- the tenI gene encoding thiazole tautomerase TenI gives MKNELHVISNGHMSFEELVSVAMQIESEIDYLHIREREKSTKELYEGVESLLKKGFPASKLVINDRIDIAILLNIPRVQLGYRSTDVRSVKEKFSYLHVGYSVHSLEEAIEAFKNGADSLVYGHVFLTECKKGVPARGLEEISDIARSLSIPIIAIGGITPENTKDILASEVSGIAVMSGILSSSNPYSKAKSYKESIRKWAEKHV, from the coding sequence ATGAAAAATGAGCTTCATGTAATCTCAAATGGTCACATGTCATTCGAAGAGTTAGTGAGTGTAGCGATGCAAATTGAGAGCGAGATTGATTATTTGCATATTCGTGAGCGTGAGAAAAGTACGAAGGAATTATATGAAGGGGTGGAAAGCCTTTTGAAAAAAGGCTTTCCAGCATCAAAGCTTGTTATCAATGATCGAATTGATATTGCTATTTTATTAAATATCCCGCGTGTACAGCTAGGGTACCGAAGCACAGATGTAAGGTCAGTGAAAGAAAAGTTTTCTTATTTGCATGTCGGTTATTCCGTACATTCTTTAGAAGAGGCGATAGAGGCTTTTAAGAACGGGGCTGATTCGCTCGTTTATGGTCATGTATTCCTAACAGAGTGTAAAAAAGGTGTGCCAGCGAGAGGGCTTGAAGAAATTTCGGACATTGCAAGGAGCTTATCGATACCAATTATAGCTATTGGAGGGATTACTCCTGAGAATACAAAGGATATTCTGGCAAGTGAAGTAAGTGGAATTGCTGTTATGTCTGGAATTTTAAGTAGTAGTAACCCGTATAGCAAAGCGAAGTCTTATAAGGAATCAATAAGAAAGTGGGCGGAAAAACATGTGTGA
- a CDS encoding CBS domain-containing protein, translating into MTQVRDLMSTHIVHCTPLDNVYEAAVKMKEESVGLIPVVENEQVVGLVTDRDLVVRGIAEKHPGSNKITNVMTTNIISVSPNDSIEKATELMAQYQIRRLPVVDSGQLIGMLALGDLAIRESADDQAGFALSEISEHTE; encoded by the coding sequence ATGACACAAGTTAGAGACTTAATGAGTACCCATATTGTACATTGTACACCACTAGACAATGTATATGAGGCAGCTGTAAAAATGAAGGAAGAATCGGTTGGATTAATTCCTGTTGTTGAAAATGAGCAAGTTGTTGGGCTTGTTACTGATCGAGATTTAGTTGTTCGAGGGATTGCTGAAAAACATCCTGGATCTAATAAAATTACAAATGTAATGACAACAAATATTATCTCAGTTTCTCCAAATGATTCTATTGAAAAGGCTACAGAGCTAATGGCACAGTATCAAATTAGACGGTTACCAGTAGTTGATAGTGGTCAGCTTATTGGCATGTTAGCACTAGGAGATTTAGCTATAAGGGAATCGGCAGATGATCAAGCTGGATTTGCCTTGAGCGAAATCTCAGAGCATACAGAATAA
- a CDS encoding ABC transporter permease, which yields MNRLKELLPALTLSSILLAFWEVGARIVDEMYILPSPSAIVMKIWKLKDILFTVHLPATLYVVLIGVAISIVLGVGLAMLMNASNWMERAFYPLLVASQTIPITALAPLFVLWFGYTIWSKVVVTVLITFFPIAVNTYDGLRSTKKEWEELLVTYGATKKDVFLKLKLPSALPYFFSALKIAVPLSVIGAAIGEWLGAQAGLGYFSKRMMTQLDGAGVFAPIVLLSLLAIFFVILISILEKKFISWRKHS from the coding sequence ATGAACCGGTTGAAGGAGCTATTACCTGCCCTTACACTTTCTAGTATTTTACTTGCCTTTTGGGAAGTAGGTGCAAGGATCGTAGATGAAATGTACATTTTACCGTCACCGTCTGCGATTGTAATGAAGATATGGAAACTAAAAGATATATTATTTACGGTTCATTTGCCGGCAACATTATATGTCGTTTTAATAGGTGTGGCAATTTCTATCGTACTTGGGGTAGGGCTAGCGATGTTAATGAACGCGAGTAATTGGATGGAGAGAGCATTTTATCCATTATTAGTCGCTTCACAAACGATTCCTATTACAGCGCTTGCTCCGCTCTTCGTTTTATGGTTTGGATATACGATTTGGAGTAAAGTCGTTGTTACGGTTTTAATTACGTTTTTCCCGATTGCGGTCAATACGTATGATGGACTACGCAGTACGAAAAAAGAATGGGAAGAGCTTTTAGTTACATACGGGGCAACGAAAAAAGATGTTTTTCTTAAATTAAAATTGCCGTCTGCTCTTCCTTATTTTTTCTCAGCTTTAAAAATCGCAGTTCCGCTTAGTGTTATCGGAGCAGCAATTGGCGAATGGCTCGGTGCGCAAGCTGGGTTAGGATATTTCAGTAAAAGAATGATGACGCAGTTAGACGGAGCAGGTGTATTTGCACCCATTGTATTGTTATCATTACTAGCTATTTTCTTCGTCATCCTTATTTCGATATTAGAAAAGAAATTCATTAGTTGGAGGAAGCATTCATGA
- a CDS encoding ABC transporter ATP-binding protein produces the protein MRSKNILQFHNVSFHYDEKPIINELNASIQDKEFVSIIGPSGCGKSTLFRLITGLEEVSTGQIELTETKSHPVGYMPQKDMLLPWRTIIENAALPLECQGVQKKEAQIKAKELLHKFGLQGYETKYPKDLSGGMRQRVSFIRTLLTGGEVLLLDEPFSALDALTKASLQEWLFEQWKEWEKTILFITHDVEEALFLSNRILVVEQQPITTLTERVVPLDCNRTRKDLYKPEVLALKDELLSMLQRQVLV, from the coding sequence TTGAGGAGCAAGAACATACTACAGTTTCATAATGTTTCTTTTCATTATGATGAGAAACCAATCATCAATGAATTAAATGCTTCTATACAAGATAAAGAGTTTGTAAGTATTATCGGACCGAGTGGATGCGGGAAAAGTACTCTATTTCGCCTTATTACAGGTTTAGAAGAAGTAAGTACTGGGCAGATAGAGCTGACAGAAACGAAGAGCCATCCTGTAGGGTATATGCCCCAAAAAGATATGCTCCTGCCGTGGCGAACGATTATTGAGAATGCTGCTCTGCCGCTAGAGTGTCAAGGTGTACAGAAGAAAGAAGCACAAATAAAGGCCAAGGAACTGCTACATAAATTTGGCTTACAAGGGTATGAGACAAAATATCCGAAAGATTTATCTGGTGGTATGAGACAACGCGTATCTTTTATTCGAACTTTATTAACAGGTGGGGAGGTATTGTTGTTAGATGAACCGTTTAGCGCGTTGGACGCTTTAACGAAGGCATCTTTGCAAGAATGGCTGTTTGAACAATGGAAAGAGTGGGAAAAAACAATTTTATTTATCACTCATGATGTGGAAGAAGCGTTGTTTCTTTCTAATCGAATTTTAGTAGTAGAGCAGCAACCGATAACTACTTTAACCGAGAGGGTTGTACCGCTTGATTGTAATCGAACAAGAAAAGATTTATATAAACCTGAAGTGTTAGCGCTTAAAGATGAGCTTCTTAGTATGTTACAAAGGCAGGTACTCGTATGA
- a CDS encoding ABC transporter substrate-binding protein: protein MKLLKRIFVFTLLVAMIAGCSSNSASDKSKKEKEITVMLDWYPNAVHSFIYAAIEKGYFKEEGVKVNIKFPSNPTDPLTLAAAGKVTVGLYYQPDVVMAKANEQIPVKSIGAVVRSPLNHVVSLKSAGIQSPKDLEGKTVGYSGTPLSEMYLKTMVKEAGGNPDTVKVVDVGFDLVPALITKKVDAVTGAYINHEVPVMRHEGHEPAYFNPADYGVPNYHELVFVTGDKTLKKDKEALQAFLRGTKKGYDFMKKNPDEALNILLNHQEKENFPLVPEVEKESMKILLEKMETKDEPFLSDSKESWEKQNKWLKDKGMTKEIVPADELFENILK from the coding sequence ATGAAATTATTAAAACGCATCTTTGTGTTTACATTATTAGTTGCAATGATTGCTGGATGTTCTAGTAATTCAGCATCAGATAAGAGTAAAAAAGAAAAAGAAATAACGGTCATGCTTGATTGGTACCCAAATGCGGTACATAGCTTTATTTATGCAGCAATTGAAAAAGGCTATTTTAAAGAAGAAGGAGTAAAGGTGAATATTAAATTCCCTTCTAATCCGACTGATCCATTAACTTTAGCAGCTGCAGGAAAAGTAACGGTTGGCTTATATTATCAACCAGATGTTGTTATGGCAAAAGCAAACGAACAAATTCCAGTGAAATCAATTGGAGCTGTCGTACGTTCCCCATTAAATCATGTTGTATCACTGAAGTCAGCAGGCATTCAATCGCCAAAAGATTTAGAGGGGAAAACAGTTGGATATTCTGGAACACCTTTAAGTGAGATGTATTTAAAAACGATGGTAAAAGAAGCTGGTGGTAATCCAGATACAGTGAAAGTAGTCGATGTTGGCTTTGATTTAGTACCAGCATTAATTACGAAAAAAGTGGATGCGGTAACAGGGGCATACATTAACCATGAAGTACCTGTTATGCGTCATGAAGGTCATGAACCAGCGTACTTTAATCCAGCAGATTATGGTGTACCGAATTATCATGAGCTTGTATTTGTAACAGGTGATAAAACGTTGAAAAAAGATAAAGAAGCGTTGCAAGCCTTCTTACGTGGTACGAAAAAAGGCTATGATTTCATGAAGAAAAATCCAGATGAAGCATTAAATATTTTATTAAATCATCAAGAAAAAGAAAACTTCCCGCTTGTGCCAGAAGTTGAAAAAGAAAGTATGAAAATTTTATTAGAGAAGATGGAAACGAAAGATGAGCCATTTTTATCAGATTCAAAAGAATCATGGGAAAAACAAAATAAATGGCTGAAAGATAAAGGAATGACGAAAGAAATCGTTCCGGCCGATGAGCTATTCGAAAATATTTTAAAGTAG
- the tenA gene encoding thiaminase II has protein sequence MKFCDRLLETVQPVWEMSHNHPFVVGMGDGTLEKDKFQYYIIQDYLYLLDYAKLYAIGVVKATNPQVMGKFAEQIDGILNGEMTIHKQYAKRLGISIEEIESAKPSAKNLAYTNYMMSVSQNGTLAELIAALLPCMWSYWEIGKRLNDISGARDHEFFGEWIQGYSSEEYGNLCIWLIDLLNEMAVGKSEKELDQLEEIFLYSSRFEYLFWDMSYRKEMWGFEEQEHTTVS, from the coding sequence ATGAAATTTTGCGATAGATTATTAGAAACTGTACAACCAGTTTGGGAGATGAGTCATAATCATCCGTTTGTAGTAGGTATGGGGGATGGCACGTTAGAAAAAGATAAGTTTCAGTATTACATTATTCAAGATTATTTATATTTGTTAGATTATGCAAAGCTATATGCGATTGGTGTTGTAAAAGCAACAAATCCACAAGTAATGGGGAAATTTGCTGAACAAATTGATGGCATATTAAATGGAGAAATGACAATCCATAAACAATATGCAAAAAGACTGGGAATTTCTATAGAGGAGATAGAGTCTGCAAAGCCATCTGCTAAAAATTTGGCTTATACAAATTACATGATGTCTGTATCTCAAAATGGCACACTTGCGGAATTAATAGCAGCACTTCTTCCATGTATGTGGAGCTACTGGGAAATTGGAAAGCGTTTAAATGATATTTCTGGAGCAAGAGATCATGAGTTCTTTGGTGAGTGGATTCAAGGATATAGTTCTGAAGAATACGGTAACCTTTGTATTTGGTTAATCGATTTATTAAATGAAATGGCAGTTGGAAAGTCTGAAAAAGAGCTAGATCAATTAGAGGAGATTTTCCTATATTCCAGTCGATTTGAATATTTATTCTGGGATATGTCCTATCGTAAGGAGATGTGGGGATTTGAGGAGCAAGAACATACTACAGTTTCATAA
- a CDS encoding SH3 domain-containing protein, giving the protein MNMKATALTATTVAIASLLPSMGETNVQKANAEQLSNIKTGYVKVDQVALHTEDSVKSTSIDTIRFNTKVNILEITNGWYKVSVHNKVGYVQKDAILLKNKLRSNDQYIVNANALNVRSEPNLESSILDVLPNGKFITVQEDQGEWYKISHNGQTGYVQKAFISNGSQPLVKGITVQNNTKYTVATPNLNVRSNTSTSSALLGSLQKGTQVQVVETAGTWYKIRFGTGYGYVAKHYVVQNQPQAKTDQPSSIPAAFKFPAQGRISSTFDIRWEQMHYGIDIAAPGNVSIQAAAAGKVVKSYYSASYGNVVFIAHQINGKLYTTVYAHMKDRTVQAGDQVQTGQLVGHMGNTGHSYGQHLHFELHNGEWNFEKTNAVNPLPYLVR; this is encoded by the coding sequence ATGAATATGAAAGCTACTGCTTTAACAGCAACTACTGTAGCGATTGCTTCTTTACTTCCTTCTATGGGTGAAACAAATGTACAAAAAGCAAACGCTGAACAATTATCTAATATTAAAACTGGGTATGTCAAAGTCGATCAAGTAGCATTACATACAGAAGATAGCGTAAAAAGCACATCAATTGATACAATTCGCTTTAATACAAAAGTGAACATCCTTGAAATAACTAATGGTTGGTATAAAGTATCTGTTCATAATAAAGTAGGTTATGTACAAAAAGATGCTATTTTACTAAAAAACAAACTTCGATCTAATGATCAATACATCGTCAATGCTAATGCATTGAACGTTCGCTCCGAACCTAATTTAGAATCTTCCATTTTAGATGTATTACCAAATGGCAAGTTCATTACCGTTCAAGAAGATCAAGGCGAATGGTATAAAATATCACATAATGGCCAAACAGGTTACGTACAAAAAGCATTCATCTCTAATGGTTCACAGCCCTTAGTAAAAGGAATCACCGTTCAAAATAATACAAAATATACTGTTGCAACACCTAATCTGAATGTACGTAGCAACACTAGTACAAGTAGCGCTCTACTCGGTTCATTACAAAAAGGTACACAAGTACAAGTAGTAGAAACTGCAGGAACTTGGTATAAAATTCGTTTTGGCACAGGATACGGATATGTAGCAAAACACTATGTAGTACAAAATCAACCACAAGCCAAAACAGATCAGCCTTCATCTATTCCAGCTGCTTTCAAATTCCCTGCTCAAGGAAGAATTAGCTCAACCTTTGATATACGCTGGGAACAAATGCATTATGGTATAGATATTGCCGCTCCAGGGAACGTCTCTATCCAAGCTGCTGCTGCAGGTAAAGTTGTGAAATCTTATTATTCAGCTAGCTATGGCAATGTTGTTTTCATTGCGCATCAAATCAATGGGAAATTATATACAACTGTTTATGCTCATATGAAGGATCGCACTGTACAAGCTGGTGATCAAGTACAAACTGGACAATTAGTAGGTCATATGGGAAACACAGGTCATTCATACGGGCAACATCTTCATTTTGAATTACATAATGGAGAATGGAATTTTGAAAAAACAAATGCAGTAAATCCACTGCCATATTTAGTTAGGTAA